Part of the Toxotes jaculatrix isolate fToxJac2 chromosome 1, fToxJac2.pri, whole genome shotgun sequence genome, cagagaggcagataCACAAACTCAGTTGTCTGATTGTTGTTCTTCACAGTCATTGTTGCGTCAACTGATGAGACACAATGTTTCAGTCTGACTTACGAGATCTGCTTGCATGACTGGACTCTGCTGTAGTCTGCgaagaaaacatgaacaaaactaaaatgaacATTCAGTCTGGATGTTTATATGGCTTCTTACTGACAGTGTCCAATGTATCTCTTACCTCTGTGTTTGATGAAGACTGCAAATCTTTAAAACAAGAAGGACACTTTAAACAACCTGCTTTAAGAATACAAAGTgaaaggaaaggacagaaaaggaaggagggatggagtTAAAGCAGTGATGAGGAAGTTGATGTTACATACTGCGGGTGCAGAGGAAGCCTCGTTTCTGGTTGCAGTCAGATGTTGCAATTAGATGAAGAGGATTCAGCTTCATGTATGTGCAGCTGTGCACTGAAACAtcactattttctgttttagaaagagacacacacacacagatgggccATTAGGACATGGTTTTGCATTACCCCAGAACcaatgaagacaaaaaaacccaacaacaaacATTCGGGCTGCAACTACTGCTTAATCTGTCAGTTATTCAGTTATCTTTCACAcaatttagtctataaaatgtcaaaaaatggtgaaaaatgcccatcacaggCTTTGAATAATGTCCTCAAACTTTCCAACAATCCAAATCTGATAATACTGACGAGTGCAGTAAATCCTCATATTTTAGATGCTGGAAGagtgtttggtatttttttctgataagttaagtttaatcctttattcgtccctcaagctggggaaatttataaataaataaatcactttgtatttatttataataataataagatatAATAATAAGATAATTTAAATCTATATCTCATTTCATATTTCTAAATCTCTCTAGTACAAATTTTGTATTGtttaactgctgctgtgaaagaaaaaccTGTGTCCAATTTTGTACTGTCATTCTGCTAAAGCTCTTAAACACATGCATTTACGAAGCTTGTCTCATTTAGTTAGATGGAAAAAAAGGTTAATCCAAATGTATTCAGTGCTTAAGAAAGCTGGGATTTTCTAATATGTgcccttttctcttttaaatacTGAACaacctgaaaagaaaacagaacttctttttcctcagctctcCATCACTCTGTATGTAAAGCCTGCGGTAGAAACTCAAGTAGACACTGCTTGATTTTTAGGATCTCAAGCCAAAAACACtaaactgtaaaaaacaaaaccacaccaacaaaaaaaataaaaaataaaatgctgcgTTTGTGCATGTATTTTTACTCACTTATGGTGTATTCCCCTTGGACACCTTCCCCCAGCCACCATGAAAAGTTGctggtgtttctgtctctggtgATGTCCTTCAGGAAAATTTTGATCGAGCTGTTGATCACATTCAGGAGCTTTCCGCCTCGCTTTTCACAGCTGCTCATGGCTTGGGACCAGGTTTTTGGTTCTTCAACAAACTCAAAACAGACATTTCCGAAAACAAGATCACACCGGCCAGAGAAATCATTGCCAGGAGAGGCCTCTGACTTTTGAGGCAAATGTAGAAATCCAGCTGAAATCCAACAAAAGACAAAGGTTCGGAGAAACACTTCCATAGTTATTATAATGCACAGAGCTAAAGCACATAGTGCTGCAGGAACTGTGGCTGCAACAGCAACTAAGGAAGGTCACTTCTGTCTGCCACATGGAAATTGGAGAGCTTTCTCCAGAAAAACCCTGCATATGTTCTCAATACATTAGGAAAATCGCTGCAGACACTCAAACAAGATGCAAAATCAAGGAGTCACTTGGTGTCACCACAGGTCACACAAGATGAGCTTTTAATCTGCTACTGACCAAGGACAAGTTTCATCTTATGTGATGCATGAAAAACATCCAGTATATTACTATTGTGAACGTATTATAATGATCATTTCTGAACAGTAAATCTTAATTTAATTATTcttgttaaaaataataataataaatgtctTATTCTCAAATTCAATCAAATTAAATATCCACTGCATTAATTTTACCACTTAATGGAAATACCCTCACTATATCTTCACCACCATCTAGCCTCATAATGGAAATATCGCgagaggatgatgaggaggacaCCGTGAccgcatgtgtttgtgtaacgtGTTAGGAAATTCATTCAGTGCCTTATAACGCAGTGCCAGATCTGCGTCCATGGCGGGACATCTGAAGGTAATTTCAGACAGTCTAAtactctttgtctttgtttaagATCGTTTGAAACCACACCACGAAACTTGGTGTGCCAGTTGTGTTCCTGTTCGCTAGCTCCGCCTAAAAGTAACATTTGAACCAGGAACCACCGGAACGTAGCTTTTGCTGTGTCTTTGCATGAAACCATAGATAAACATACAGGGAGCGATGGTGTCTTTGCCACCACCTTCACTTGCCCTTTGAAAATACCGGTGGTCATTGTAAGAAAAATTCACAAACATCTAAACGTCTGTCTTTGTGAGTTTCTGCATGCTAAGCTTTCAGCTATTACTGAGGACTCCTCCAAGCATTACCTGTGATCGTGTACTGATTATGAGATACAGACAAGGAAAGGCCCCCACATAAGAGCAAGGTCCCCATATATAAAGCGATGCCATTCATAATTGTTTTGCGtgtctgttctgtgtctgtaatctcattttgtattttgtttatggTGGTTATATGTGccttcagggtttttttttttgtttttgttttttttgtctttttgtgattgttttgtcaTCTAATGTCTCTTTGTATGgtcatttatttactgtaccTTTGAGGttgttttgactctttttgtggtctacttttttctctctgtagtcattttgtgtcacttcttggttgttttgtgtctctgtggtttgttttattgtttttgtttttgtttttttctgtacactGCCACACATTCTTTATTCTTGAATATTAACCTGattattaaacaaaacattgtaaACTCAGGTTCTTGTGGAAGTTGGGTCGTTTCAAACAGCATGATTGCCTTTATTCAACTGTTACCAGTCTGTTCACAGTAATGAAAGTCTGACGTGAGTCTATTGATGACactgttttatatatatttttcatggTCTTGTCGACAGAAGCAGTTAAAAGATGCTGTGAAGGTCATCAGCTCAGGTAGTCTTCTCTTTGCCTCCTACCTCACTGTGGTTGGAGATGAGCGTTTCTATGCCAACCAGCTGATGCCCCTGCTGCAGAGGTTTGTGGGGGCAGAGACAGCACATGTCTTGGCAGTGAAAATGATAGGTCTGGGTCTGGTTCCTCTGAACCGCTACCAGGACCCCACCTCACTGGTAAGCATGCCGCCTCACTGTCTGCTCAATGGATGCATGGCACTTTCCATTTACATTACGCTCATGTACACTCAGAGTGATCCTAGACTCTGTAAGACTTTGTTCTGTTTGCCTTTATGTCTCTATAGGAAGTGAACGTCCTGGGATTAAAGTTCAAAAACCCCATTGGCATTGCAGCAGGCTTCGACAAGCACGGAGAGGCTGTAGACGGCTTATACAAAGTGGGTTTTGGCTTTGTTGAAGTGGGGACAATCACTCCCAAACCTCAGGAGGGGAACCCCAAACCACGTGTGTTTCGACTCACTTCAGATCATGCCATTATTAACAGGTAAGTTTTGAAAAAGCAGCACTATTGTCAATTCTCCAACTGAAAAGAATAGACGAAGTTTTTCACAGAGTTGCCATTTTATTTGGGGCACCTAGCTAAAGCCAATGCAGCCTGACACAACAGTTGTGCAGTAAAGTGTTAACAGGTGTTTCCATCATTTTATCCACCCCATTTGTATCAGTGAGGGTAGGATAAATGAcaaaacacctctctgtatagtgcaattttttttgttgcatattAAAGTGGATATACTGCATATAATGTTGCATATGAAAGTGGTGCACATACACTAATCACACATTATCTTAAAATTACAATTTTATTGCAGTAAAGTTAATACAGTGTTAAGCAATGCATCAGTGATGGAAGCTAACATTTGTGCTAAACCGCTGATTGGTGGATCATGTAGATACTGAATTCACCAGTGAGTCAAGTTTATTTAAGGTGCATTATCACACTTTACAATAGGAAtcattaaattaataaaagaaacacaaagtcaaacaaaataGAAGCAGATAAAACATTGAGAGCAATTataataaaagcaaacaacTGCCAACAAGCTGATGAACACAAACCGTTAGCTATATGTTGTGTAACAAAGAAAGCAGTTGAGATGTAGGTTTCCATAGAAGAAGCCGTTTTGATATCTGAATGAAGGTAGGAAGGACGACGATGTGAAAattcagctgattttttttttctctttgtgaatTCTGGGAATAGATGGACAGGTAGAACCAGCAGAACAACAAAGAGGTGTTGATGTAATGAGAAACCGAAAGGTGACTGAGTTCAAATTCGTATAGTACTTCACACATCAAGCTgagcatttcaaaataataataaataataaatggccATATCTTGTAGCTAAGCATCCCACTTTTATGTTGGTTGTTCAATTTATTTAACAGTAAAGGAGTCACATTAGTCACAGTTTATGTTAAAAATTGAAGACTGAAACTGAGAGCAAGAGACAATAATGATATAATCTGTGTGATGAGCTCTCACTCTGTTTAAAAAGATTATGCCCCCTACAGGTTTGCTGCTATAGGATTCACATTTACAACGCTGAAAAATAAGAGTTCACTGGTTTATCTCTGTTTATTCTTTACCAGCTCTTTTCTGATagttttttctgtcattatgATTGGCAATTTATGATAATTCATCTTTATGAGATGTTGCAACAGACAATTTGCCAGTTAATTAAAAGCTTTGTCGGTGTATCTAAAATAGTCTGATTTCAATTATTCCATATTCTATAGAAAGTTTTAAGGTTTtagtattcattcattttaagtaTGTTGTTTAAGAAGTGTGTGGGATTAGTTTTATTAATAGGTTGGTATTTTAACAAGttgtactgtgtgtctgtgtgtgtgtgtgtgtgtgtgtgtgtgtgtcagatacGGATTCAACAGCTGTGGTTTGGCAGAAGCACAGCAGAGGCTGAAGGCCAGGGAAGAAACACAGCAAGAGCAAAGTAAAGGTCAGCAGGCACTCCCTGTTTTCTGTAGAGACTACAGTGACTGTGAAATGAATCACTGatccagctgaaaaaaaaagcaagtagaGTGTTTTAAATTTTCAACCTGTGTtcctttacaaaaaaatgtaactgctttaatttttattactATGAGATGTCAGATATAAATCTGGCactttttgtcctctgtgcatCTATTATTTACTAGTCAGTCAGTTTGTGATGAGGAAGCCAAGCACTAAATTGGGTTTGTGGTTAAATacacatttctgttctgttctgttttaatgATCTTGACCTGCCCTTGTCTCACGTTCTGTTGTGTCTGATCCATACCTGCTTACAGCCCATTTAGCACATGAGCCTCTGCCCCAGCTGAGTCATATGTCTGATGATGCAGCTTATGCTTGTATTTGTCTGaactttcctgtgtgtgtgtgtgtgtgtgtgtgtgtgtgtgtgtgtgtgtgtgtatttgtatttgtgtgtttatagcTGGCTTTCCCCTGGGCATCAACCTGGGGAAGAACAAGCTGTCCCAGGATGCAGGGGCAGATTACTTGGAGGGGGTGAGAGTGCTGGGCCCTCTGGCTGACTACCTGGTGGTCAACGTCAGCAGTCCTAATACGCCGGGTCTCCGGAATCTGCAGGGGAAGGCTGAGCTCCACCAGCTCCTACATTTGGTaggactgtctgtctgtttctgaaaTTACTGGGCATAGCCTTAAACATGATGTTAAGGTGCTCGCTAAATGAAGTAActattcagtttttttgtttttgttttcccaagGCTTACTTTACAGCAGAGTACACAGACTTGCTGTCTAGTTTCCAATAGTTCCCTGTCTCCTCACCCGATATACTGATGTTTTCATACAATCTGCTCAGGTGTTGAAGGAGCGTGATGCCCTGCAGGGAGAACACAAACCTCCGGTCCTGGTGAAGATTGCTCCTGACCTCACTGGGCAGGACAAACAAGACATTGCTGATGTTGTCACTGAGGTTGGAAGTTACTTGTTATAGGAATTTAATTTCCGTATTGTgccttttgatttgattttccaGCCTGatcttaattacattttttaatagtccaatttatttttattccttgagatttaaaaaaaaaccctctccaGTATtgtgatgtaaaagaaaacatgatttaAGGCCGAGCCACCTTATTCCACTGTTTCATGGTCCATTTCTATCACAGGCAGTCCATTAAGGTTTTCACCAATTTGTGCAACAGTAGCTCTTCTATGGGACTGGACCAGGTGGGCCAGCCTTTGCTCTCCATGTTTATCATCACCAGTTCACCAAATTGGTCTTCCTTGGACCAGTTTCTAGCCATCACAATTTGGCTTTGGTCAGAGTCACTCAGATCTTTACACTTACCCATTTTTCCTGCATCCAAC contains:
- the dhodh gene encoding dihydroorotate dehydrogenase (quinone), mitochondrial; its protein translation is MAGHLKKQLKDAVKVISSGSLLFASYLTVVGDERFYANQLMPLLQRFVGAETAHVLAVKMIGLGLVPLNRYQDPTSLEVNVLGLKFKNPIGIAAGFDKHGEAVDGLYKVGFGFVEVGTITPKPQEGNPKPRVFRLTSDHAIINRYGFNSCGLAEAQQRLKAREETQQEQSKAGFPLGINLGKNKLSQDAGADYLEGVRVLGPLADYLVVNVSSPNTPGLRNLQGKAELHQLLHLVLKERDALQGEHKPPVLVKIAPDLTGQDKQDIADVVTELGVDGLMVSNTTVSRPEMLQDPHKSEVGGLSGQPLKDLSTSTVREMYNLTKGKVPIVGIGGVASGQDAMDKIRAGASLVQLYTALAYQGPPVVTKIKRELEQLLKDQGFSSVSEAVGADHRGENWSIHKQSLLKEMVNVNTDTRGLAAPVAAISSN